The bacterium genome contains the following window.
GTTGGTCAGGATTTAAGGCAAATGAAGCAATTAGAGGCAGTTACTAAGGAATTGGAGGCATTTAGCTATTCTGTTGCCCATGATTTACGAGCACCATTAAGGGGGATGAGGGGTTTTAGCAAAGCACTTATGGAGGATTGTGAAAAAATGCTTCCAGAGGATGGAAAGGGCTATTTTAAGAGGATAGAGGAAGAGGGTAAGCGTATGGATGAGATCATTGAAGACCTTTTAAGCCTCTCATATGTGGGAAAGTTTGAGATGTATACCAAAATGGTAAATTTGAGCATTTTGGTAGAAGATATTGCAAATAGGCTTAAAGGTAGTGAGCCAGGAAGAAATGTTGAATTTGTTATCAAAAAGGATGTATTTGCACAGGGAGATTCTAATCTTCTTAAAATATGCCTTGAAAACCTTATTGGCAATGCCTGGAAGTTTTCATCCAGAAAAGAAAAGGCAATAATTGAATTTGGCACAGAAAACATTAATGACAAGATAGCATATTTTGTTAAAGATAATGGAGCGGGCTTTGATATAAATTATAAAGATAAGCTATTCCTTCCATTTGAAAGGCTTCATTCAAGGGATGAATTTCCAGGCTCTGGGATTGGCCTTACTATTGTTAAAAGAATTATGGACAGGCACAATGGAAAGATTTGGGCAGAATCAGAAAATGGAGCAAAATTTTGCTTTACATTGACAAAATAGCCAATTTCCGATATAATCTTTTAAAATGAAAATATTGCTTCTTGCAGCCC
Protein-coding sequences here:
- a CDS encoding ATP-binding protein, whose amino-acid sequence is MPPLAIVIILIWAYATWYSIVKYRLMVLTPALGANEIVERVMDLVVLVDNYENIISTNPKARELTRYNEEELVGKPLKILLEKEIKNGFICESFLKTKNNEYIPMQVSISSVKDKYGDRVGKVIVGQDLRQMKQLEAVTKELEAFSYSVAHDLRAPLRGMRGFSKALMEDCEKMLPEDGKGYFKRIEEEGKRMDEIIEDLLSLSYVGKFEMYTKMVNLSILVEDIANRLKGSEPGRNVEFVIKKDVFAQGDSNLLKICLENLIGNAWKFSSRKEKAIIEFGTENINDKIAYFVKDNGAGFDINYKDKLFLPFERLHSRDEFPGSGIGLTIVKRIMDRHNGKIWAESENGAKFCFTLTK